The Salvelinus alpinus chromosome 28, SLU_Salpinus.1, whole genome shotgun sequence genome includes a window with the following:
- the LOC139557443 gene encoding diphosphoinositol polyphosphate phosphohydrolase 1-like isoform X2 — translation MMKIKSNQTRTYDGDGYKKRAACLCFRNESEEEVLLVSSIRHPGKWIVPGGGMEPEEEPNVAAVREAGVKGTLGRLLGIFENTDRKHRTYVYVLIVTEMLDDWEDSVNIGRKREWFNTEDARRVLQCHKPVQASYFEALQQGSLSSNGTPLVTTIGGEEHSPTYNINQSSRSSIR, via the exons ATGATGAAGATCAAATCGAATCAAACGCGGACATATGACGGGGATGGCTACAAGAAGCGCGCCGCCTGTCTGTGCTTCAGAAACGAGAGTGAGGAGGAG GTGTTGTTGGTGAGTAGTATCCGGCATCCAGGCAAGTGGATCGTCCCTGGTGGAGGGATGGAGCCGGAGGAAGAGCCCAACGTTGCTGCTGTTCGAGAG GCTGGTGTCAAGGGGACATTGGGGCGTCTACTAGGAATTTTCGAG AACACAGACAGGAAGCACAGAACATATGTCTATGTCCTCATCGTTACAGAGATGTTGGACGACTGGGAGGACTCTGTGAATATTG GGAGAAAAAGGGAATGGTTTAATACAGAGGATGCCAGAAGAGTGTTGCAGTGCCACAAGCCTGTGCAGGCCTCGTACTTTGAGGCACTACAACAGGGCAGCTTGAGCAGCAACGGGACACCCCTGGTGACCACGATAGGGGGAGAAGAGCACTCTCCTACCTACAATATCAACCAGAGCTCCAGATCGAGTATAAGATAA
- the LOC139557443 gene encoding diphosphoinositol polyphosphate phosphohydrolase 1-like isoform X1: protein MMKIKSNQTRTYDGDGYKKRAACLCFRNESEEEVLLVSSIRHPGKWIVPGGGMEPEEEPNVAAVREVCEEAGVKGTLGRLLGIFENTDRKHRTYVYVLIVTEMLDDWEDSVNIGRKREWFNTEDARRVLQCHKPVQASYFEALQQGSLSSNGTPLVTTIGGEEHSPTYNINQSSRSSIR, encoded by the exons ATGATGAAGATCAAATCGAATCAAACGCGGACATATGACGGGGATGGCTACAAGAAGCGCGCCGCCTGTCTGTGCTTCAGAAACGAGAGTGAGGAGGAG GTGTTGTTGGTGAGTAGTATCCGGCATCCAGGCAAGTGGATCGTCCCTGGTGGAGGGATGGAGCCGGAGGAAGAGCCCAACGTTGCTGCTGTTCGAGAGGTGTGTGAAGAG GCTGGTGTCAAGGGGACATTGGGGCGTCTACTAGGAATTTTCGAG AACACAGACAGGAAGCACAGAACATATGTCTATGTCCTCATCGTTACAGAGATGTTGGACGACTGGGAGGACTCTGTGAATATTG GGAGAAAAAGGGAATGGTTTAATACAGAGGATGCCAGAAGAGTGTTGCAGTGCCACAAGCCTGTGCAGGCCTCGTACTTTGAGGCACTACAACAGGGCAGCTTGAGCAGCAACGGGACACCCCTGGTGACCACGATAGGGGGAGAAGAGCACTCTCCTACCTACAATATCAACCAGAGCTCCAGATCGAGTATAAGATAA